A part of Carcharodon carcharias isolate sCarCar2 chromosome 6, sCarCar2.pri, whole genome shotgun sequence genomic DNA contains:
- the tfap2a gene encoding transcription factor AP-2-alpha isoform X8, producing MLVHSFSAMDRHDGTSNGTPRLPQLGTVSQSPYPTAPPLSHTPNTDFQPPYFPPPYQPIYPQSQDPYSHVNDPYSLNSLHPQPQPQHPTWPQRQNQEAGILHQPRGLPQLAGLDPRREYRRPEVLLHSTHGLDSGLGESLPIHSIAHAIEDVQHVDDQGINIQDHTVIKKGPMSLSKSHSGAVTSISLNKDGLFGGVANPNEVFCSVPGRLSLLSSTSKYKVTVAEVQRRLSPPECLNASLLGGVLRRAKSKNGGRSLREKLDKIGLNLPAGRRKAANVTLLTSLVEGEAVHLARDFGYVCETEFPAKAIAEYVNRQHSDPSEQVTRKNMLLATKQICKEFTDLLTQDRSPLGNSRPAPILEPGIQSCLTHFSLITHGFGSPALCAAITALQNYLTEALKAMDKMYMNNTPNNHTGENPSKSGDKDEKHRK from the exons ATGTTAGTGCACAGTTTCTCGGCGATG GATCGGCATGATGGGACTAGCAATGGGACTCCACGTTTACCCCAGTTGGGGACGGTCAGCCAGTCTCCATATCCGACCGCCCCGCCGTTGTCTCACACCCCTAACACGGACTTCCAACCACCCTACTTTCCACCTCCGTACCAGCCCATCTACCCGCAGTCGCAGGACCCCTATTCCCATGTGAACGACCCCTACTCGCTCAACTCGCTGCACCCGCAGCCGCAGCCGCAGCACCCGACCTGGCCCCAGAGACAGAACCAGGAAGCGGGGATCCTGCATCAGCCCCGCGGGCTGCCACAACTCGCCGGCCTGGACCCGCGGAGGGAGTACCGGCGGCCCGAGGTCCTGCTCCATAGCACCCACGGACTGGACTCCGGGCTTGGGGAGTCACTGCCCATCCACAGCATCGCACACGCCATCGAGGATGTCCAG CATGTTGATGACCAAGGCATTAACATCCAGGACCACACCGTCATTAAGAAAG GTCCCATGTCCCTATCTAAGTCTCACAGTGGGGCTGTCACCTCGATCTCACTCAATAAGGACGGGCTCTTTGGCGGGGTTGCGAACCCGAACGAGGTGTTCTGTTCAGTTCCGGGTCGCCTCTCCCTCCTCAGTTCAACATCAAAGTACAAGGTGACAGTGGCGGAAGTGCAGAGACGCCTGTCTCCGCCCGAGTGTCTCAACGCCTCGTTGCTGGGAGGAGTGCTGAGGAG GGCGAAATCTAAAAATGGAGGAAGGTCCTTAAGAGAAAAGTTAGACAAAATTGGATTAAATTTACCAGCAGGTAGACGCAAAGCTGCTAATGTTACGCTGCTCACCTCACTTGTTGAGG gtgaagcagtgcacCTTGCCCGAGATTTTGGTTATGTTTGCGAGACAGAATTCCCAGCCAAAGCCATAGCTGAGTACGTGAATCGACAACATTCCGATCCGAGTGAACAAGTGACACGAAAAAACATGTTACTTGCAACAAA ACAAATCTGCAAAGAGTTTACAGACTTGCTGACTCAGGACCGATCTCCTTTGGGAAATTCTCGGCCAGCCCCGATCCTGGAGCCTGGCATTCAGAGCTGCCTCACTCACTTCAGTCTCATCACACACGGCTTCGGGAGCCCGGCTCTCTGCGCTGCAATCACCGCCTTGCAGAACTATCTCACGGAAGCACTCAAAGCCATGGACAAAATGTACATGAACAATACTCCCAACAACCACACGGGCGAAAACCCCAGTAAAAGTGGAGACAAGGACGAGAAACACAGAAAGTAG